Proteins encoded together in one Lathyrus oleraceus cultivar Zhongwan6 chromosome 5, CAAS_Psat_ZW6_1.0, whole genome shotgun sequence window:
- the LOC127079713 gene encoding uncharacterized protein LOC127079713, with amino-acid sequence MVAGRNDDALVAALTLLAGAILQMNAGDQERDADELRALGKFHRNNPLTFEGAHEPDKAQEWLKAIEKIFRVMSCSDAQKVQFCTHMEAEDWWHNIVQRFDEDGIEVTWSLFRDAFLEKYFPEDVRGKKEI; translated from the coding sequence ATGGTTGCTGGAAGGAATGATGATGCGCTTGTGGCGGCATTGACCCTGTTGGCTGGTGCCATTCTGCAAATGAATGCTGGTGACCAGGAGCGTGATGCTGATGAGTTACGTGCTTTGGGGAAGTTCCATAGGAACAATCCACTTACTTTTGAAGGAGCTCATGAACCTGACAAAGCTCAAGAGTGGTTGAAGGCGATTGAGAAAATCTTTCGAGTTATGAGCTGTTCAGATGCGCAGAAGGTGCAGTTTTGCACTCATATGGAAGCTGAGGATTGGTGGCACAACATTGTTCAGAGATTTGATGAGGATGGCATTGAAGTAACTTGGTCACTTTTCCGTGATGCTTTTCTGGagaagtattttccagaagatgttCGTGGAAAGAAGGAAATTTAA